One segment of Sphingomonas telluris DNA contains the following:
- a CDS encoding FkbM family methyltransferase yields MFDRSYREKVGGRSFVIPIINGRKTYVSEPWMSEVLERLLALKSGAFIDVGVNLGQTLLKVAAIDPDRTYVGFEPNPACVDYAWKLIQKNGLKFTVVPAGITDRTTLLHLEMFREDDTDPSASIVPAFRSNVVASRSVMVVDPEQLPEGTLPEEVAVVKIDVEGGELFVLRGLLPLLRRARPFLVVEVLPPSAPDRVERQVELERHLAELDYRLFRIRRDDREQLQTIDPIETLGIQTDLLSCDYVFAPAELAASLRN; encoded by the coding sequence ATGTTCGACAGATCATATCGGGAGAAAGTCGGGGGCCGTTCCTTCGTCATCCCGATCATCAACGGCCGCAAGACTTACGTGTCGGAGCCGTGGATGTCGGAGGTTCTTGAGCGGCTTCTCGCACTGAAGAGCGGTGCCTTCATCGATGTCGGCGTCAATCTGGGCCAGACCCTGTTGAAGGTCGCCGCGATCGATCCAGACCGGACCTACGTCGGGTTCGAACCCAATCCGGCCTGTGTCGATTATGCGTGGAAGCTGATCCAGAAGAACGGCCTAAAATTCACCGTCGTCCCCGCAGGGATCACGGACCGGACGACGTTGCTCCATCTAGAGATGTTCCGCGAGGACGACACGGATCCTTCGGCGAGCATCGTGCCGGCGTTTCGATCGAACGTTGTTGCCTCCAGGTCAGTTATGGTCGTCGACCCCGAACAGCTGCCCGAAGGGACGTTGCCCGAGGAAGTCGCTGTCGTGAAGATCGATGTCGAGGGCGGCGAGCTATTCGTCTTGCGGGGGCTTCTGCCCCTCTTAAGGCGCGCTCGTCCCTTCCTTGTCGTCGAAGTGCTACCGCCGTCTGCCCCTGACCGGGTCGAACGCCAGGTCGAGCTCGAACGGCATCTCGCCGAGCTGGATTATCGCCTGTTTCGAATTCGGCGCGACGACCGCGAGCAACTCCAGACGATCGATCCGATCGAGACGCTCGGCATCCAGACGGACCTCCTCAGCTGCGACTATGTCTTCGCACCCGCGGAGCTGGCCGCTTCATTGCGGAACTGA
- a CDS encoding cell wall hydrolase, which yields MKKLFVGRRVTAAAAFVLVALGSNVASAQPVVQASAQAAVAGQVDAAAHPLGTAQAVQAAAAAASAATGAAVASVAGSAVQATPAGAVSASIAPDVAKEAAWLYQNGWPLYALVDRYSAGAELNEQATCLATAVYFEARGETLEGQLAVARVVMNRAASGRYPPSWCATVKQPWQFSFVRNGQFPRIDTSSDAWRKAQAITRLAMADVVPSLSNDVLWYHANYVAPSWGRRLTRVQQIGAHIFYRI from the coding sequence TTGAAGAAGTTGTTTGTGGGCCGCAGGGTCACTGCGGCTGCGGCATTTGTACTCGTTGCGTTGGGTTCCAATGTAGCGTCGGCACAGCCCGTCGTTCAGGCAAGCGCACAGGCTGCGGTCGCTGGTCAGGTGGATGCGGCAGCGCATCCGCTCGGCACGGCGCAAGCAGTGCAGGCTGCGGCGGCAGCCGCGAGCGCCGCGACCGGTGCAGCTGTTGCATCGGTCGCTGGAAGCGCGGTCCAGGCCACGCCGGCGGGGGCCGTGTCCGCGAGCATTGCTCCGGACGTCGCCAAGGAAGCTGCGTGGCTCTACCAGAACGGCTGGCCGCTCTATGCGCTCGTCGACCGTTATAGCGCCGGCGCGGAGTTGAACGAGCAAGCGACCTGCCTCGCGACCGCTGTCTATTTCGAAGCGCGGGGCGAGACTCTCGAAGGTCAGCTCGCCGTGGCGCGGGTCGTCATGAACCGCGCCGCATCCGGCCGGTATCCGCCGAGCTGGTGCGCGACGGTGAAGCAGCCGTGGCAGTTCTCCTTCGTACGCAACGGCCAGTTCCCGCGGATCGACACGTCGTCGGACGCGTGGCGCAAGGCCCAGGCGATCACGCGTCTCGCCATGGCGGACGTCGTGCCGAGCCTGTCGAACGACGTGCTCTGGTACCATGCGAATTATGTCGCGCCGTCGTGGGGCCGCCGCCTGACGCGGGTCCAGCAAATCGGAGCGCACATCTTCTACCGCATCTAA
- a CDS encoding class I SAM-dependent methyltransferase, with translation MQVKSLLRQVAGGGALIDFARKIRSRKIDSSADYWEGRYRDGGNSGAGSYGCLALFKAQFLNDFVRSEKVQSVIEFGSGDGAQLELAEYPVYTGLDVSRTVLDVAREKFRARPDIHFLHTSEYSPILKRTSSSRWT, from the coding sequence GTGCAGGTCAAGTCTCTGCTCAGACAAGTTGCTGGTGGCGGCGCGCTGATCGATTTTGCGCGGAAAATTCGCTCCAGGAAAATCGACAGCTCGGCCGATTACTGGGAGGGACGCTATCGGGACGGCGGCAATTCAGGGGCCGGTTCGTACGGATGCCTTGCACTCTTTAAGGCACAGTTCCTGAATGACTTCGTTCGATCGGAAAAGGTGCAGTCGGTCATTGAGTTCGGCTCGGGCGATGGAGCCCAGCTCGAGCTTGCCGAATACCCGGTCTACACCGGGCTGGACGTCTCTCGAACCGTCCTGGACGTAGCGCGGGAGAAATTCCGCGCTCGGCCGGACATCCATTTCCTGCACACTTCGGAGTACTCGCCGATCTTGAAGCGGACCTCGTCCTCTCGCTGGACGTGA
- a CDS encoding UDP-glucuronic acid decarboxylase family protein: protein MARTYSMRKRVMVTGGAGFLGSHLIDRLLEAGHDVLCVDNLFTGTKENIAHLHSNPRFEFMRHDVTFPLFVEVDEIYNLACPASPIHYQHDPVQTTKTSVHGAINMLGLAKRLNCKILQASTSEVYGDPSVHPQTEDYWGHVNPIGPRSCYDEGKRCAETLFFDYHRQNSVPIKVARIFNTYGPRMHPADGRVVSNFIMQALRGEPITIYGEGSQTRSFCYVDDLIRGLMALMDSGPEVTGPTNIGNPVEFTVRELAEKVIELTGSSSTLVKEPLPQDDPQQRQPDISKAKRELGWEPSVPLEQGLVKTIDYFRQFS, encoded by the coding sequence ATGGCTCGCACGTACAGCATGCGTAAAAGGGTGATGGTGACCGGCGGCGCCGGTTTCCTCGGCTCCCACCTCATCGATCGCCTTCTCGAAGCCGGGCACGACGTGCTGTGCGTCGACAACCTCTTCACGGGCACGAAGGAGAATATCGCGCACCTGCATTCGAACCCGCGGTTCGAGTTCATGCGGCACGATGTTACCTTCCCGCTCTTCGTGGAGGTGGACGAGATCTATAATCTCGCCTGCCCCGCCTCGCCGATCCATTACCAGCACGATCCCGTCCAGACGACGAAGACGTCGGTGCACGGTGCGATCAACATGCTGGGTCTCGCCAAGCGGCTGAACTGCAAGATCCTCCAGGCCTCGACCAGCGAAGTCTACGGCGACCCGTCAGTGCATCCGCAGACCGAGGATTATTGGGGACACGTGAACCCGATCGGGCCGCGCTCCTGTTACGACGAAGGCAAGCGCTGCGCCGAGACCCTCTTCTTTGACTACCACCGCCAGAACAGTGTGCCGATCAAGGTGGCGCGCATCTTCAATACCTATGGCCCGCGCATGCACCCGGCCGACGGACGCGTGGTTTCGAACTTCATCATGCAGGCGCTGCGCGGCGAGCCGATTACCATCTATGGCGAAGGCAGCCAGACCCGCTCCTTCTGCTACGTCGACGACCTCATTCGTGGGTTGATGGCGCTGATGGATTCGGGGCCGGAGGTCACTGGCCCGACGAACATCGGCAATCCGGTCGAATTCACCGTCCGCGAGCTCGCGGAGAAGGTCATCGAACTGACCGGCTCAAGCTCGACGTTGGTGAAGGAGCCACTGCCGCAGGACGACCCGCAGCAGCGCCAGCCGGACATCTCCAAGGCGAAGCGAGAGCTCGGCTGGGAGCCGTCCGTGCCCTTGGAGCAAGGGCTCGTGAAGACGATCGACTATTTCCGCCAGTTCAGCTGA
- a CDS encoding cupin domain-containing protein encodes MSTLRFTTVIAVAASTLLATPAIATPGSGFAPSPIVSGNFGTLNVNTADDKTGKWGLHLKTLDSTDIGADRLTVQAGGFSGWHAHPAPVFVTVVQGTIVWYDGSNPLCTGNTYSAGQSFVEGAYVPHNVWSADGAQFIAVVIKPAGFPGPAFRLDRPKPNNCNF; translated from the coding sequence ATGAGCACACTTCGATTCACGACCGTTATCGCCGTCGCAGCCTCGACGCTGCTCGCAACGCCTGCAATCGCAACGCCCGGTTCGGGCTTCGCGCCCTCGCCCATCGTCAGCGGGAATTTCGGGACGCTTAACGTCAACACCGCCGACGATAAGACGGGCAAATGGGGTCTCCATCTCAAGACCCTCGACAGCACGGACATCGGCGCTGACCGGTTGACGGTCCAGGCGGGCGGTTTCAGCGGCTGGCACGCCCATCCCGCGCCCGTGTTCGTTACCGTCGTTCAGGGGACCATCGTCTGGTACGACGGCTCCAATCCGCTTTGCACAGGGAACACCTACAGCGCAGGACAGTCCTTCGTCGAAGGCGCCTACGTCCCGCACAACGTATGGAGCGCAGACGGCGCGCAATTCATTGCGGTGGTCATTAAGCCGGCTGGATTCCCCGGCCCCGCTTTCCGGCTCGATCGGCCCAAGCCGAACAACTGCAACTTCTGA
- a CDS encoding glycosyltransferase: MLARVLKRVLAQPIKDRLEAVRAKVRVREAERAVANFSRPAALPHGLPGELIISLTSYPPRYPTLAKTLKSLLAQDIRADRTILWLEDKDVPALPEDVRVLTEVGLEIRKCVNIRSYNKLIHTLVDFPEAYVVTADDDVYYPPHWLAVLVEAVKPGETAIICRRAHQPQGRNGQFGKYADWRWEIVTDGELRDDLFPTGVGGVLYPPHSLAPEVTDMEALKRLAPTADDVWLFCMAKRAGTKHRQVGGRFPLVNWEGSQDVGLEHENVLQANDRQLEAVWREYCATPGD; encoded by the coding sequence ATGCTCGCGAGAGTCCTGAAGCGAGTGCTTGCCCAGCCGATCAAAGACCGCCTGGAAGCCGTACGAGCGAAGGTCCGCGTCCGCGAGGCCGAGCGGGCGGTTGCGAACTTCTCGCGCCCTGCCGCGCTGCCGCACGGCCTTCCTGGAGAGCTGATCATCTCCCTGACTTCCTACCCGCCCCGCTATCCGACTCTCGCAAAGACGCTGAAGAGCCTGTTGGCTCAGGATATCCGGGCGGATCGGACCATCCTCTGGCTCGAGGACAAGGACGTTCCGGCGTTACCAGAAGACGTGCGGGTTCTGACGGAAGTCGGCCTCGAGATCCGGAAGTGCGTGAACATCCGCTCGTATAACAAGCTCATCCACACGCTCGTCGACTTTCCCGAGGCCTATGTCGTGACAGCCGATGACGACGTCTATTACCCGCCGCACTGGCTGGCCGTCCTGGTCGAAGCGGTGAAGCCTGGTGAGACAGCAATCATTTGCCGCCGCGCTCACCAGCCGCAGGGCCGGAACGGCCAGTTCGGTAAGTATGCGGACTGGCGCTGGGAGATCGTGACCGATGGCGAGCTGCGCGACGATCTGTTTCCGACGGGCGTGGGGGGTGTGCTGTACCCTCCGCACTCGCTCGCTCCGGAGGTCACAGACATGGAAGCCCTCAAGCGCCTCGCTCCGACGGCCGATGACGTCTGGCTCTTCTGCATGGCCAAGCGGGCTGGAACGAAGCACCGGCAAGTCGGCGGCCGCTTTCCCCTTGTGAACTGGGAGGGATCACAGGACGTGGGACTGGAGCACGAAAACGTGCTTCAAGCGAACGACAGACAACTAGAAGCCGTCTGGCGTGAGTATTGCGCCACGCCCGGGGACTGA
- a CDS encoding PEPxxWA-CTERM sorting domain-containing protein, protein MRRSLLKALTALSVAAAAVGVSTPALAANGDFLGGCDVTITTPDATACQGYYSGNILNGSPTDIALQQGAIAALPGSFTWDGNWTGLVNAGDVIGSLTNTNQINFGQTLFGETIIGAHFGNIDDNLGNSGNVSVFWLFNFGTTGADYVVLDNIRGFSNAALYTTGSGGGVPEPATWAMMLVGFAGAGMALRRSRRSNAKLLQLA, encoded by the coding sequence ATGCGTCGCTCGCTCCTTAAGGCCCTCACGGCCCTGTCCGTCGCCGCTGCTGCGGTCGGCGTTTCCACTCCAGCCTTGGCCGCCAACGGCGACTTCCTCGGCGGTTGTGACGTTACGATCACCACTCCGGACGCCACGGCTTGCCAAGGTTATTACAGTGGTAACATCCTCAACGGCAGCCCGACCGATATCGCCCTCCAGCAGGGTGCAATCGCTGCGCTTCCGGGCTCGTTCACCTGGGACGGCAATTGGACTGGTCTGGTTAACGCTGGAGATGTGATCGGCTCCCTGACGAACACCAACCAGATCAATTTCGGCCAGACGCTGTTCGGTGAAACCATCATCGGCGCGCACTTCGGCAACATCGACGACAACCTTGGCAACAGCGGCAACGTGTCGGTGTTCTGGCTGTTCAACTTCGGCACGACGGGTGCGGACTATGTCGTGCTCGACAACATCCGCGGCTTCTCGAACGCAGCGCTCTACACCACCGGTTCGGGTGGCGGCGTTCCTGAGCCGGCGACCTGGGCGATGATGCTGGTCGGCTTCGCCGGCGCGGGCATGGCGCTCCGCCGCAGCCGCCGCAGCAACGCGAAGCTTCTCCAGCTGGCATAA
- a CDS encoding DUF1996 domain-containing protein: MNDGFSAFKAMALGLAGMFLVVSVAPDVTSGHFDPLRFAREKLGGKKNTTSGGTTSTGTTTGTTTGATTGTTTGTATGSTTTTTTNALYTEATVVPSNFDVTTTLQATWGDGEIPVSNAPDTVGAFRFICGAGQLLYDDPMVHPGQPGASHLHQFYGNTAANANSTFASLRASGDSTCNNMGNGTAANRSAYWMPAMLDGKGNVIQPDYVQTYYKRIPQGTDCNPQTSATAQGICATIPNGLRFIFGYDMINNRAATYPGHFICDGPGALPGNFASIPAAKAACPAGSHLVALIDTPKCWDGKNLDTADHRSHLSDMVRNDSTNWLAKCPTTHPYLIPQFTLGVYYSVVQGDDLASWRLSSDEMHPELPHGSTFHADYWEAWDVNVKAMWAGNCIDKMLNCSGGDLGNGKQLKGASQPVYGWKNPNRVVPVPKNGSTSMASMLGM, translated from the coding sequence GTGAACGATGGATTCTCGGCCTTTAAGGCCATGGCACTTGGGCTTGCCGGCATGTTTCTTGTGGTGAGCGTCGCGCCGGACGTGACCAGCGGTCACTTTGATCCGCTGCGGTTTGCGCGCGAAAAGCTCGGCGGGAAGAAGAATACCACCTCGGGTGGGACGACTTCGACCGGCACGACGACCGGAACAACCACCGGGGCGACGACGGGCACGACTACCGGAACGGCGACGGGGTCGACGACCACCACGACCACGAACGCGCTTTATACGGAAGCGACCGTCGTCCCGAGCAACTTCGACGTGACGACGACGCTTCAGGCTACCTGGGGTGATGGTGAGATTCCGGTCTCCAATGCTCCCGACACCGTCGGCGCATTCCGCTTCATCTGCGGAGCGGGTCAGCTCCTCTATGACGACCCGATGGTCCATCCGGGTCAGCCGGGCGCGTCGCACCTCCACCAGTTCTATGGAAACACCGCAGCCAACGCGAATTCCACTTTCGCAAGCCTGCGTGCGTCCGGTGACAGCACCTGCAACAATATGGGCAACGGCACGGCCGCCAACCGGTCCGCGTACTGGATGCCCGCCATGCTCGACGGCAAGGGCAACGTCATCCAGCCGGACTATGTCCAGACCTATTACAAGCGCATCCCGCAGGGGACGGACTGCAACCCGCAGACCAGCGCGACCGCACAGGGGATCTGCGCGACCATTCCCAACGGCCTGCGCTTCATCTTCGGCTACGACATGATCAACAATCGTGCGGCGACCTACCCAGGTCACTTCATCTGTGACGGTCCGGGCGCGCTGCCGGGCAACTTCGCGTCCATCCCAGCGGCAAAGGCCGCCTGCCCGGCCGGCTCTCACCTGGTGGCGCTGATCGATACGCCGAAGTGCTGGGACGGCAAGAACCTCGATACGGCTGACCATCGCAGCCACCTGTCTGATATGGTTCGCAACGACAGCACGAACTGGCTGGCGAAGTGCCCGACGACCCACCCGTACCTGATCCCGCAGTTCACGCTGGGCGTTTACTATTCGGTGGTTCAGGGCGACGACCTCGCGTCCTGGCGCCTCTCGTCGGACGAGATGCACCCGGAGCTTCCGCACGGTTCGACCTTTCACGCCGACTATTGGGAAGCCTGGGACGTCAACGTCAAAGCAATGTGGGCCGGCAACTGCATCGACAAGATGCTCAACTGCTCCGGGGGCGACCTTGGCAACGGCAAGCAGCTGAAGGGCGCGTCTCAGCCGGTCTACGGCTGGAAGAACCCGAACCGCGTGGTTCCTGTCCCGAAGAACGGAAGCACGAGCATGGCGAGCATGCTTGGCATGTGA
- a CDS encoding response regulator produces MLKILIVEDDSQLATTLKYLVEDNPRYRVVAIADDADNAIAAAEYHSPDLALVDLHLARGSTGFSVAVRLSDFEVPCLFVSGKAPSFPMPDLALGCLMKPFTAEEVHRALNLAEDKLRGRETLRPRIPQNLQIYDEPPASGSTEAGFIPSRPSLRTRLEHWISGQQTVSQGRL; encoded by the coding sequence GTGCTCAAGATATTGATAGTCGAGGACGATTCGCAGCTTGCGACCACGCTGAAATATCTGGTCGAGGATAATCCGCGCTATAGGGTCGTGGCGATTGCCGATGATGCCGACAACGCGATCGCTGCGGCGGAATATCACAGCCCGGACCTAGCTCTCGTCGATCTTCACCTAGCGCGCGGTAGCACCGGCTTTTCGGTCGCGGTCCGCCTCAGCGACTTCGAAGTGCCTTGCCTGTTCGTCAGCGGAAAGGCGCCAAGCTTCCCGATGCCGGACCTGGCGCTCGGTTGCCTGATGAAGCCCTTCACTGCGGAGGAGGTTCACCGGGCACTGAACCTGGCGGAGGACAAGTTGCGTGGACGGGAGACCCTTCGGCCTCGCATCCCGCAGAACCTGCAAATCTATGATGAACCGCCTGCGTCAGGCTCGACAGAGGCCGGCTTTATTCCGTCGCGCCCTTCGCTTCGGACTCGGCTCGAGCATTGGATTTCCGGCCAGCAGACGGTCAGCCAGGGCCGACTGTGA
- a CDS encoding FkbM family methyltransferase, producing the protein MVQPKWTKASHARNYLTRQYEPLQPYLLRQLARHCGCDTFLDVGANVGLYSILFSAEEGLEVHAFEPAPTTFGELLHNIALNGSARVRAYQLAASDRKGEVGFGVVHDLSGANSVLDTSIHDERTFTNRMKVKADRLDSQLDLRRRRICAKIDVEGHELQVLEGMQGLFESNQFVVQVECFASEHDPLHQRLTQAGLVELFAIRADRYFAVRELAPSPEQIVHIFEQATADLIEESLEEMRESFTGWGGVWPVNVRLPGYVNLQVLGPVATFLRSIKHRMPGGQARSTTG; encoded by the coding sequence ATGGTTCAACCCAAGTGGACGAAGGCATCACACGCTCGGAACTATCTGACCCGGCAATACGAGCCGTTGCAGCCCTATCTGCTCCGCCAACTGGCGCGGCATTGCGGTTGCGACACTTTTCTCGACGTCGGTGCGAACGTCGGTCTGTATTCGATCTTGTTCTCAGCGGAGGAAGGACTGGAGGTCCACGCCTTCGAACCCGCTCCGACAACCTTCGGTGAGTTGCTCCACAACATTGCTCTCAATGGCAGCGCGCGGGTGCGAGCCTATCAGCTCGCCGCCTCGGACAGGAAGGGCGAAGTCGGCTTCGGGGTCGTGCATGATCTTTCGGGCGCCAACAGCGTCCTAGACACGTCGATCCACGACGAGCGAACTTTCACCAATCGAATGAAGGTCAAGGCCGACCGACTCGACAGTCAGCTGGACCTTCGCCGACGCCGGATCTGCGCCAAGATCGATGTCGAAGGGCATGAGCTGCAGGTGCTCGAGGGGATGCAAGGCCTTTTCGAAAGCAATCAGTTCGTGGTTCAGGTCGAATGCTTTGCTTCAGAGCACGATCCACTGCACCAGCGCTTGACGCAGGCCGGCCTCGTCGAGCTCTTTGCTATCCGCGCGGATCGCTATTTCGCTGTTCGCGAACTGGCGCCATCCCCGGAGCAGATCGTCCATATCTTCGAGCAGGCGACCGCCGATCTCATCGAGGAAAGCCTTGAAGAGATGAGAGAAAGTTTCACCGGTTGGGGCGGCGTCTGGCCGGTGAACGTCCGTCTTCCCGGCTACGTCAACCTGCAGGTGCTGGGACCGGTCGCGACATTCCTGAGGTCCATCAAGCATCGCATGCCAGGCGGACAGGCACGTTCCACGACCGGCTAA
- a CDS encoding pilus assembly protein TadG-related protein, translating to MALRTALVMFQRLLREERGNTLALLAFALPLLIGCAGLAVDTIQWVFAKRQLQSTADAAALAGVYGLIQNGDMEGAVDRSIAVNKDLDPSRATTAEQSPEDHREDPFAVRVRIATPAKLTFSSVFLRRRPVISVEATATVVETGEYCAFAVGADDETGLKIEPSANVELGCGVATNSSSSKAIEADASSTVSAERMTAFGGIDVQNSKATRVRGYGLKQKDPLADSDPPLIPNTGCPNITVNADAAQQNGGRVEIDPGCYGNLVVNGPIFLRDGEYILNRGSLLVGPTAELSCKSCTIFLTSEDPTGSPGSIGKVQIDPHAKVQLAAPSQGPNAGLLIYQDRHVENAQDRGENVIAGNSFSKFKGLVYLPAEILRVDGEFSPDVQCARFVGKRLIFMGRILIAKGCSDNNIMNFKGTDVRLIG from the coding sequence ATGGCGCTTCGCACTGCACTCGTGATGTTCCAGCGGCTGCTTCGCGAGGAGCGGGGCAACACACTGGCCCTCTTGGCCTTCGCTTTGCCCCTGTTGATCGGATGTGCCGGGCTAGCCGTCGACACGATCCAGTGGGTTTTCGCGAAACGTCAGCTGCAAAGCACCGCCGATGCCGCGGCTCTCGCAGGTGTCTATGGCCTAATCCAGAACGGCGACATGGAAGGTGCAGTCGATCGCAGCATTGCGGTCAACAAGGACCTCGATCCGAGCCGGGCAACTACCGCCGAGCAATCGCCGGAAGACCATCGCGAGGACCCGTTCGCCGTCCGTGTCCGGATTGCCACTCCGGCGAAGCTCACCTTCTCGTCGGTATTCCTCAGGCGGCGTCCGGTCATCAGCGTCGAAGCCACCGCGACCGTCGTGGAAACTGGGGAGTATTGCGCGTTCGCCGTCGGTGCCGATGACGAGACCGGTCTGAAGATCGAGCCCAGCGCCAACGTCGAACTGGGCTGCGGCGTCGCGACCAACTCCTCTTCGTCGAAGGCGATCGAAGCCGACGCCTCCTCGACAGTCAGCGCCGAGCGGATGACCGCGTTCGGCGGTATCGATGTCCAGAACTCCAAGGCGACGCGGGTACGCGGCTATGGGCTCAAGCAGAAGGATCCGCTTGCCGATTCCGATCCGCCGCTGATTCCGAACACCGGCTGTCCGAACATCACCGTGAACGCCGATGCGGCTCAGCAGAATGGCGGGAGAGTGGAGATCGATCCGGGCTGCTACGGCAACCTGGTCGTCAACGGGCCGATCTTCCTTCGCGACGGCGAATATATTCTGAACCGCGGCAGCCTTCTTGTCGGGCCGACGGCCGAGCTCTCGTGCAAGTCCTGTACGATCTTCCTGACCAGCGAGGACCCGACCGGATCACCCGGCTCGATCGGCAAGGTGCAGATCGATCCACACGCCAAGGTCCAGCTCGCAGCACCGAGCCAGGGGCCGAATGCGGGACTACTGATCTATCAGGACCGGCACGTTGAGAATGCGCAGGATCGCGGCGAGAACGTCATCGCCGGCAACAGCTTCTCGAAGTTCAAGGGCCTGGTTTACCTGCCGGCCGAGATCCTGCGGGTGGACGGGGAGTTCTCGCCGGACGTCCAGTGTGCGCGATTCGTTGGCAAGCGGCTGATCTTCATGGGCCGCATCCTGATCGCCAAGGGCTGCTCGGACAACAACATCATGAACTTCAAGGGCACGGACGTCCGCCTCATCGGCTGA
- a CDS encoding EVE domain-containing protein: protein MAYWLMKSEPSSYSWDDLVRDGSTEWDGVRNNAARLHLKAMKPGDEAFFYASMTDKAVVGIMRITREAQPDPGDADWVSVRVEPVKPIGPVTLAKIKAEAALAKMELIRQSRLSVAPVREDEWQMILGMARSA, encoded by the coding sequence ATGGCATATTGGCTGATGAAGTCCGAACCTTCCAGCTACAGCTGGGACGATCTCGTCCGTGACGGGAGCACCGAATGGGACGGCGTCCGCAATAACGCGGCGCGCCTCCATCTCAAGGCAATGAAGCCGGGGGACGAAGCCTTCTTCTATGCGAGCATGACCGACAAGGCGGTCGTCGGCATCATGCGCATCACGCGAGAGGCTCAGCCCGACCCGGGGGATGCCGATTGGGTGTCGGTCCGTGTCGAGCCCGTGAAGCCGATCGGTCCCGTCACACTCGCAAAGATCAAGGCCGAGGCCGCTCTGGCTAAGATGGAGCTGATCCGCCAGTCGCGCCTGTCCGTCGCTCCGGTGCGCGAGGATGAGTGGCAAATGATCCTTGGAATGGCGCGATCCGCGTAG
- a CDS encoding glycosyltransferase family 25 protein produces MFFDTFRSIRILNLPHRADRRAEMLAELRKFGLDGDPRVSFFPGSIAKEKGSFATPGENGCYHSHMALLKDAASSGGPVLVLEDDCDFTPETTSYELPAEWDIFYGGYQADEPDDLINSNIIGAHCMGYSPKAAKMLADYLDSALDPDFPPDATALAQGHYSPGVKPPFDGAIVWFRRAHPELKTVFAQIAIQRSSRSDIAEGTFLDRVSPSLAGVARKAKNWVRRRFA; encoded by the coding sequence ATGTTCTTCGACACTTTCAGGTCCATCCGCATCCTGAACCTTCCGCATCGTGCCGACAGGCGCGCCGAGATGCTTGCGGAGCTTCGGAAGTTCGGGCTCGACGGCGATCCCCGCGTGTCTTTCTTCCCGGGCTCGATAGCGAAGGAGAAGGGCAGCTTCGCCACGCCGGGCGAAAACGGCTGTTACCACAGCCACATGGCGCTCTTGAAGGACGCTGCTTCGTCGGGCGGGCCCGTGCTCGTTCTGGAAGACGATTGCGACTTCACGCCTGAGACCACTTCGTATGAACTGCCCGCCGAATGGGATATTTTCTACGGCGGCTATCAGGCGGACGAACCGGACGATCTGATCAACTCCAACATCATCGGCGCGCACTGCATGGGCTACAGCCCGAAGGCAGCGAAGATGCTTGCCGACTATCTGGACAGCGCGCTCGATCCGGACTTCCCGCCCGACGCAACCGCACTCGCTCAGGGCCATTATTCGCCGGGTGTGAAGCCGCCGTTCGATGGTGCGATCGTCTGGTTTCGCCGCGCGCACCCGGAGCTGAAGACCGTGTTCGCGCAAATCGCCATTCAGCGCTCGTCCCGCTCGGATATCGCTGAAGGTACCTTCCTCGATCGCGTGAGCCCGTCGCTCGCGGGTGTCGCGCGCAAGGCAAAGAATTGGGTTCGGAGGCGTTTTGCATGA